In Vreelandella piezotolerans, one genomic interval encodes:
- the yajC gene encoding preprotein translocase subunit YajC has product MLDFFISPAHAQEAAAGGGIAQIVMLVGFVLIFYFLLWRPQAKRAKQHKQLVSGLAKGDEVVIGGGLVGRVTKVSDEFLTLEVSEGTEVNVQKNAVAAVLPKGTIKSI; this is encoded by the coding sequence ATGCTGGATTTCTTCATCTCACCAGCCCATGCCCAAGAAGCCGCCGCTGGCGGTGGCATCGCGCAAATCGTCATGCTGGTCGGCTTCGTGCTGATCTTTTACTTCCTGCTGTGGCGTCCGCAAGCCAAACGTGCCAAGCAGCACAAGCAGTTGGTATCGGGTCTAGCCAAGGGCGATGAAGTCGTGATTGGCGGCGGTTTGGTTGGCCGCGTGACCAAAGTCAGCGACGAGTTCCTGACCCTGGAAGTCTCTGAAGGTACCGAAGTCAACGTGCAGAAAAACGCCGTGGCCGCCGTACTGCCTAAAGGCACCATTA